The Lolium rigidum isolate FL_2022 chromosome 2, APGP_CSIRO_Lrig_0.1, whole genome shotgun sequence genomic interval AAAATCCTATAAGAAAAGTTTGGGGGCAGCGTTTGAGGGACGTGGCTGGGaatcgacgtcccccaaacgcggcacgaacaaaacacgtcccccaaacgcttgatCCGGCACCGTTTGGGGGGACGCGGCGGGagatgctcttgctcttggaagttgtaaaacaaggaactgaacaaAACATGGAAAATTGCTAACATAGACTGATCAGTTTACAGTACTAACACTAGTTAGCTGTTTATCAACATTGGTATCCCGCCTTGCCCTCGAGTCTAAGTAAGCTTCGAGCTAATCACTGACAAGTGGGGCTAATCATCAATTTTGCTGTCAAATTACTTTTTTTAACGAAGCTTGTTAAACATGTTCAGCTACATACATTTGTACTGCCTTAAGATACAAGCGCTCAGTTGAGCTAGGTACAAGcacttctgtacaaggacttcATGAAATGGCGCTTCATTTAGAACCTGGATCTGTTGTTTTGGTTCGGCCTATTCACAGCAGTTGGTTTGGTAATGGTGCTGGTCGAGTTGGGTCTACGGATTGTCATCGTCCTCATTGGCTGTCCATGACTCGTTGTAGACCTCCTGCAAAAAGGAGCTTCCATCTTCGCCCGAATGTCAACCTCCATCCTCGCCTTCTTCAACATCGGGTTCTTGTAGCCGGAACCGGAGGACATGCCGCTCGGTCCTCTTCCGAAATAGCTTCGTTTGCAACTGCTTGGCTGCACCTTCGTGAATCGCTTGATGGCCCTGCTCTGCCTCTCGGCGTTCCGCGCCCGGCACTTGTTCGTCAGCGCCTCCACCATCCTGTCTTCCACCTCCTTCTGCTGCTTTGTCTTCGCCTTGAAGAGATCCTTCCACTTGTACCGCGCCCCGGCCCGCT includes:
- the LOC124691119 gene encoding uncharacterized protein LOC124691119, with amino-acid sequence MEAEGKAPSLLEMCIRKAIDNLRRIESVDGVDTALLRRILPHCDLEQLTRIESRTATDLTPVTDVLWQGFYRRQFGDEHTGRVVDRMQRAGARYKWKDLFKAKTKQQKEVEDRMVEALTNKCRARNAERQSRAIKRFTKVQPSSCKRSYFGRGPSGMSSGSGYKNPMLKKARMEVDIRAKMEAPFCRRSTTSHGQPMRTMTIRRPNSTSTITKPTAVNRPNQNNRSRF